ccctcttcatttaccaagaccctgGTTCGTTTATTAGGATCCAGGTTCATCTACTGTCGTCTCGGTTTATTTTTAGACTTGGAGGAAACAATTTCCTTATCGCACCCCGGACAACACCATACGAAGGGTCCGGGAAGTTGAAACATGCCAACCTCGCAGTCCCGACTTTCATTCCAGGATAACGTTTGGGCTTTACCGATATTTGGGCCGTCGGGACTCACTCCTTCCTCGTCTATTGGGCCCGATCTGGGCCTTAAGTCCCTTCAGGTGGCCCATGGACTAAATGTGCAGATCCGCGAATGGAGGGAGGAAACGGTGATAACAATAACCCTTTTTGTTTAATCCAAGCAATATTTTGATGTTTTTGAATCATATAACAATCAAAATTCTATAACTTTGTTaaaaatggaaaaatgaaaattaTACAAATTATTCAATGAAACTAGATATTCATAAAGTATACTCATTATTAGGGCTATCAATTTATGTAACGTGTTAGATTCAtgtcaacacgattatgacacgacacgattaaggtaaacatgaACACGATACGATTATTAAACTTGTCAAAAACATGAACACGATTATGACATGATTAATATGTCATGACACAACATGAAATTGGCacaattaatcataactatatgaaaatatcataaaacctatgataattattcgtgttatcatgttgacacgattatgacacgacacgattattaaacgggtcaatacgattatgacacgacactattaaggtaaacacgaactcgacatgattattaaacgtgtcaaaaactcaacaTGAACACAAAcgcgattattaaacgtgtcacccAAACTCCTTTATTTTCGTGTtgtgacccaaattgccaccctTACTCATTATTATACATAATTTTATcatatgtttaaatatatatatgtttttaaaataatatttatatataaatttataacaatagttttttaataattaatatatggTAAATTCAAAGTTAAATGTATcccaaaaacaaaagaaaaaattgcagaacaaaagaaaaaaaattgggcTGAATTAGAATTGGGCTAAAAATTCACTAACAATTAGAGAAagataaatattaattataaatattaattgaTGAGTATATATGGTATACTAGTATATGagaatttttcataaatatggatTTTTAGCCATTATTTtgcaaaaatatgaaaattaaaCTTTCTctaatttgtatggaaaaatttaatCAATAAAAACTCAATTTATGAGAAAACTAATCACATATAGAAactcaaaattaaacaaaaatacatcAGCAAAAGGATGGATATTATGGTAATTAACATAACAAAAACTCTTCTGCTAAAACTTGAGTCCAAACCCCAACCACACAAACTCATTCtctgtgtgtatatttctagggTAAGTGGTTACcttctcgttctttgtgtgtatatttttgagataactggttactttcatattctgatatgtgtgtatatttctgggttctttatggtaactagatACTTATATTACTAAAATCATAAttacttttactttttttttttaatgaaatgttctttatctttatctttttcatttaaatttgatgtttatttttatatttaataggaGTAACATTCACCTCTTTTTATAACaattaaaaattctttaataatatataaagtataaagaaaaaaaaaaaaagaatagcaGCAAATAAAAAAGACAAAATAGATACAAAAGGACAAATGTCCTCGGTTAAATATAAATCCTTCTTATATAaaataagatatatatatttatatatatatatatatttaaattgcaGAGTCTACCAAGATCACTTAATCTCACAAGCGTTAATTTTTCTAATCAATTGTATTCCTTTGTGATGTTTTGAAGATGACTCCAGAGACTAATTGAGTTAGACATCATGACCATATGATCTGAACCCTTAATTGTAACCACATGATTAGGTTGATTGTTCTTGAGCATCCATCGTTCGACATCTTTATTCATCACTTTATCATTCTCGGATATGATATAAACTCGATCAACTGACCCGTATTTGTCTTCGCTCAAGACTAGCTCTTTGGACATGTTCTCATCGTTAAACAATGGTAATGGTCTCATTAACATGATTGCAAGTTCCAAATCCTATTATACAATAGACCATAAATCAATACGATGCCTTATACATCCCACAACTTTCTTGAAACCATTCAAGAATGTTTGGGTGATGCTAGATACAGTACATTTAAATGGATTAATAAGAAAAATCACTATCCAATTATGTTATCGGTGAggaagaaaatataaaaaaggaAAAACATGCATATCATGATTGTAATTGACacaaaaagctattatttttattgaatttaatatgaaaaaaaagagaaatgaccaaaattaccatttttatcATTTCTCTTATTGACTCAATACTGACAAGGGAGATTTGTAATTAGTAAAAACACTTAATAGATGTTTTAAAATTGCCAAAAGTTAACTTACCTCATACGAGCTTCTCTGGTATACCTTTGATGCCAGGAACGATTGGCCGAAAATGAAAGCTGTTGGAGGGTTGTTTGGACCATTGTCATATATGTAATTATTGTCCATTTGATCATCTGTTATTTTTAACGACTATAACAGCACAAAGTTAAAGGAAGTTCAAAATCACTACTATTAATTTGTAGAATAACTTTAATTTAAAGTTAAAGGAAGTTCAAAATTTTCCACCAAAGCACAAAATTTAGATAGTTATATTAATTATACAAAATATTTGCATTTATAAAAATTTATATAACGACACAGACACAGACACAGtagtatatgtatataaatgagaggtaaaatacaaaaaTTGAATATGAAAAATTAGTGGGGGCGTAAcagtaaaaaaattataaaaagataAGTCTAAAATGTAAAAACAAATCATTCCTTTATCTTTTCCCTTTTGGGGTCTGGTGGAGTAGGAGGCCAGCAAAATCCTAAAGAAAATATGAATTAATCTTGAGTTTAAAAATCAATATTCTTTTTTGATTCGTGTGTACCAAATGATCTGCATTTATATAATTTTGATGGAAAAAAGGATTACCTCTTGGTAGAGGGTGGAAACGTTGAGAGAGGGGCCAGGCATCAAGGCAGTGAGAAAAATAGCCACATCAATCATGGACGGGAAATCCTCCATCGCTTTCGAAATCGTCAATCCCCCGAGGCTATGGCCCACCATAACCACTCTTTCATTTTCACGAAGACGAAGACCAGCCATGAAATCCATCAACGGCCTAAAGTAGTCAGACATAAATCGGACCTCATTTGCCCGTCGCGGATCGACTCCCGAACTGGCCAAGTCCAGCGCTGTCACTTTGTGGCCCGATGATTTTATCAGGGCCACCAGCTTGTACCATGACCAAGCTCCATGGCAAGACCCATGGACTAGCACGAAATGTTTGCCCGTTTTCGTAGCCTCCGATTTTCCATTGCTTGTTTCAACGATGAAAACAATGACCACAAAAGAGAGTAGCACCAAAACCTTTCTTTCCATCATTTTTCTTTTCGTTCCAACTGGTTTGATCAGTTTGCCAATATCTTATGCTATGTTCCTATCTTTGAATTTGATTTCATTTATCAATGGTTACAACTTCTGTATATAGAAGAGTGCATTCATTTTGTTTTATGATTATCTACAGTCAGTCAGTCAACTTAAGTTTTTTTAATCACTTGGTCTTTTAAGAAAGTTTAGAGTAGTAATTATTAACTgaaatgataataaaataatCCATGTCAGTCAAATGATTGTCCCATTTTCAATTATGAATACTCTGCTGCATTATTTTATAGCATGGAAACATGAAGGTAGCTCTCATAAAAATTTTCTACATCACTAAGCAGATTCTTCAGGATAACCCAACCCACcgttaaaaattaaattttttacgTAGATTTTGTCAGCCATGATGTCACTCTTAATCTCGTTGAGAACTCTtgcaaaaaaacaaaaactaaaaaaaccCCATTAAAAACATTGTCTCAAACCATGTTAAACAAATTTTACAAACACAATTCACATTCATGTCATGATTAATGCCCCCAAAATAGCAACAGGTAACATAATTCGTACATTTGTTTTTAGTCCGTTTCTTTATTGTTATTAGTCGGTTAGGCTATTTTTGTTTTGcctatatagtatatataaagagtaatgatatgtgttcCTAGAATATACACACAAACATTACATACAGTGATGTGACAGTTTAACAtagtcaatcacatttattaaaacaaggacccactgttttaaaaaaaagtgacacgtcactgtgtgtaatatttggggtatattttgggtgcatataTCATTACTCATATATAAATATTGTTACTTTGCTCTCACTTACTTCAAGTAACATAGAGAACATTCTTTTGtccattcactactacaaaaaagacattttaggactcgcggggcgcgagtcctctatttgagagccttaaaaactgagattttttacgagtcctaaaagaatatttttaggactcgcattgcgagccctaaaagaattgACGTGAGCCCTAAAAGAATGGTTGGAGTAAGTGGCGGCGGCACCACTCCACGATGGCCATTGGGTCTAAttttttagtgggttttgaagccgaAGATGCAAGACATATGGTGGTGGTGGCAGTTCATCTTGTGGTGGCTTGAGGTGGCCGGAAAGTGGTCGAAAAGTTTGGGAAACCCCAAAATCGCATAAACTTCGACAAGCACTTTGAGGGCCTTAGGCCGCGCGTGAGGGGCTGAGCTCTGGTGGTTGGAGGTTTTGGGGGGCGGCGCATCTTGTGGGGCAGCGTGTGGCGTTCAGTGGCGACGGCAAGGCGGTCGTTTGGTCATGGCATAGATGAgctagagagaaagagggagcttcgagggagagagagagagtgatttgagtgatttttgtgtgtgtgtttttttataatattgagtgatttgagggattggagggaatttgtgatttttttaaattcaaacttttaagatacacataagtttttagggcttgcaccgcgtgtcctaaaaaaattctttaaggactcgtaatgattgtcctaaaaagtccagaaggtgtttgttaaaaaaaaaaattcaaacttttaggactcacatagTTTTTAGGGCTTGCGAAAGAAATTTTTTAAGGACTCACAACACAAACCCTAAAAAGTCCATGAGCTGTTTTTAGGTGAGtaccctaaaaaagtgtcctcaaatggtgtttttgtagtagtgattttcTCCTCTTTACTGAATGAAAGCCCAAGAGgcatttttccttttctttcattTTTGATCTCCCGGTCTATTATGGTATCAGAGAAATAACCTCATtttcttgttttctttctttccatCTTTCTTCCAAATTCTCCTATTTCCCATGGCTCGAACAAGATCTGGCCGCTCCACTCCTCTCTCTCCCACCATTGATCCTAAGCTTCCTCACTCCACTAATGACAACTCTACCACTCACGTTCTTGACAGTGATCGTGCCGGTCGGACCACCTCTGAAAATAATCCCTATTTTCTCTCTACTGCCGATTATCCAAGGGTTCTTATAgttgagagagagaatgagatttGAAATGCTGTGAAAATTGTATTTGATTTCATTGACTAACTGAATATATATTACAAGAATTGCTCAAGAAGCTTAGACAATAACAAGTTTTCTACAACAGAATTGGTTATAACAGAAAACCAATTTGGACAACTTGTAACAGTAGCCTAACTAACTGAGATGTCACTAGAATCAGTTACATCTCTAATAGCCCCCCTCAAGCTATATTTGTAGTGCACTAAATGGAGCACTCTAAATGGAGCTTGTGACATAAAAGCTAAAATCATGGTGATGAAATAGGTTTGGTGAAAAGATATGTAGGCTGTTATTCACAGGGAATATACTAGACATCAAGTTTCCTATCCTGAATTTGAGCTTGAACATAGTGAACATCCAACTCAATATGTTTCGTTTTGGAATGAAAAACAGGATTTAAGGCTAAAGATTGAGCACCCTGATTATCACACCAAAGGATCGGAACAGCAGTAGAAACTTGAATTCCAAGTTCCTTGAGCAGAGAGTGTAGCCAAATAAGCTCAGTAGCAACTGAGGCAAGAGCACGATACTATGATTCAACACTTGATCTGGAGATAGCCTGCTGTTTATGGAAGCCCCATATGATGAGATTATCACCAAGAAAAAGACAAAAGCCAGTGGTAGATTTCCTGTCATCAAGGATTGATGCCCAATCCGCATTAGAATAGGCTTCTAAGGTCAAGATAGTAGATGGTTTAAAATGAAGACCAAGATGAAGTTTGCCTTAGATGTAACAAAGAACCCTTTTACAAGAATTCCAGTGATTTGTGGTTGGAGCCTCTAGGAACTGACTAAGCTTGTTGACTATAAAGGATAAATCAGGCCTTATGAGAGTCAAGTATTGAAGAGAACCAACTACACTTCGATACACTTCTGGCTTATCAAACAATGGACTGTCACTTAGGCATAGCTTGTTTCCAAGTGCCATTGGAGTAGGAACCTCTTTTGAGTCATCTAAGTTGGTTTTACGAATTAACTCAGATGCATATCTAGACTGAGTTAAATAAAGTCCAGCAAAGGTTTTCAGTGCTTCAAATCCTAGAAAATAGTTCATAGACCATAGAGACTTGAGAGAAAACTAAGCATGAATATCTGAAATGAGCTAGGAAATCATTGTAATGTTAGCACCTATGATGAGAATGTCATCTACATAGATTAGAAAAATTAGAGGAGGGCCTTTTGTAGATGTATAAAACAATAAAGTGTCGGATGTAGAATAATGAAACCCGCAATTAAGTATAGCACTCTTTAATTTTTCAAACCAAGCTCGAGGTGCTTGCTTCAGACCATAGAGAGCTTTATGCAAAAGACAATCATGATGGGGATATTTGGAGTCAACAAACCCACTAGGTTGCTTCATATAGACTTGCTCTTTCAAGTGACCATTTAAAAAGGCATTTTTGACATCTATCTGTTGAATGTTTTATCCATATGTAACTGCCAAAGATAACACAACTAGGATTGTAGATGTCTTAATGACAGGACTGAATGTGCCTATAAAGTCTAAGGCTGGTGTTTGTTGAAATCCCTTTGCAACGAGCCTGGCTTTGAGCTTGTCTAGGGAACCATTTTCCTTGTACTTTGTTCAAAAAAATCCATTTACTGCTGACTACATTGATGTTGTCTTTGGCAGAAACTAAAATCCATGTATTGTTACTCATGAGAGCTTGAAATTCCTCTTCCATGGCTGCTTTCCATTTTGGAATTTGAAGAGCTTGATTGACTGATGTTGGCTCTTCATACAACTTTTGTGATGATGTAGCTAAAATGTACACTTTAGGCTTGTATATACCAGAT
The genomic region above belongs to Humulus lupulus chromosome 1, drHumLupu1.1, whole genome shotgun sequence and contains:
- the LOC133818609 gene encoding methyl jasmonate esterase 1-like, which codes for MMERKVLVLLSFVVIVFIVETSNGKSEATKTGKHFVLVHGSCHGAWSWYKLVALIKSSGHKVTALDLASSGVDPRRANEVRFMSDYFRPLMDFMAGLRLRENERVVMVGHSLGGLTISKAMEDFPSMIDVAIFLTALMPGPSLNVSTLYQESLKITDDQMDNNYIYDNGPNNPPTAFIFGQSFLASKVYQRSSYEDLELAIMLMRPLPLFNDENMSKELVLSEDKYGSVDRVYIISENDKVMNKDVERWMLKNNQPNHVVTIKGSDHMVMMSNSISLWSHLQNITKEYN